One genomic window of Manihot esculenta cultivar AM560-2 chromosome 16, M.esculenta_v8, whole genome shotgun sequence includes the following:
- the LOC110603181 gene encoding 1-phosphatidylinositol-3-phosphate 5-kinase FAB1A isoform X3 — protein MYEPCGIMHEDQIDRSISCPPLSENFDTQVVDKIKNDGEEAYRHDCNECESPSYGVNGADAEPVDFENNGLLWLPPEPEDEEDEREAVLFDEDDGDEATTGEWGYLRPSNSFGSGEYRSKDKSSEEHRKAMKNVVEGHFRALVAQLLQVENLSVGDEDDNESWLEIITSLSWEAATLLKPDTSMSGGMDPGGYVKVKCIASGRRSESMVVKGVVCKKNVAHRRMMSKIDKPRFLILGGALEYQRVSNHLSSVDTLLQQEMDHLKMAVAKIDAHHPSVLLVEKSVSRYAQDYLLAKDISLVLNIKRPLLERIARCTGAHIVPSIDHLNSQKLGYCDLFHVEKFLEEHGSAGQGGKKLTKTLMFFEGCPKPLGFTILLKGAHGDDLKKVKHVVQYGVFAAYHLALETSFLADEGASLPELPLKSPLTVALPDKPLSIDRSISTIPGFTVPGTGKLSSCQPPSEVQKSNNDVISDVPSPTNFELVCKSGYADSTSPSNSSQIEYRNLGSNSTEHAGSWTSLSPLGQNTSGPCHNKLFSDHVPGKDYMTEAEELFQGKKANSDSPSYYTSLEQGTGSGHADENVLAVKQDGNNHEEIGSSKEDFPPSPSDHQSILVSLSTRCIWKGTVCERAHLFRIKYYGSFDKPLGRFLRDHLFDQNYRCRSCEMPSEAHVYCYTHRQGSLTISVKRLPEFLLPGEREGKIWMWHRCLRCPRSNGFPPATRRIVMSDAAWGLSFGKFLELSFSNHAAASRVASCGHSLHRDCLRFYGFGRMVACFRYASIDVHSVHLPPSKLEFNYDNQEWIQKEANEVRQRAELLFTEVQNALHRISEKILGEGSQNGDIKSSELSRFHVAELKSILQKEKAEFEESLLNTLSKEVKVGHPLIDLLEVNKLRRQILFHSYVWDQRLIYAVSLSNTNHQESMRNFIPKLGGKRINSVESLVEMDTSPKPGKGFSNCDSVIVHTKPELNLNQGGNDGSSRQSVRVHEGGNIRLDLKLKDSEHCLSSCENSNEKIDPSESGNVMRRVHSEGEFPIVDNLSDTLDAAWTGKNHLESMILKENGVSLPDSSPVHSVVPNVELERCIVDKGGIDVVHSLDSALGAKVPQNVENSSGLGTPFPNLYSSFKRTSSLNAQKLGINEYNPVYVSLFRDLERPNNARLLLPVGVNDTIIPVFDDEPTSIIAYALVSSDYHLQMSELEKPKDAGETTISLPLFDSVNLLSFNSFDESASDIYRSVGSIEENILSIPGSRGTQILDPLSYTKDLHARVSFTDDSVQGKVKYMVTCYCAKRFEALRRICCPSELDFIRSLSRCKKWGAQGGKSNVFFAKTLDDRFIIKQVTKTELESFIKFGPAYFKYLSDSIGNGSPTCLAKILGIYQVSSKHLKGGKETKMDLLVMENLLFKRNIVRLYDLKGSSRSRYNSDTSGSNKVLLDQNLIESMPTSPIFVGNKAKRLLERAVWNDTSFLASIDVMDYSLLVGVDTERHELVIGIIDFMRQYTWDKHLETWVKASGILGGSKNTTPTVISPQQYKKRFRKAMTAYFLMVPDQWSPSTIVPSESHSDLCEERLQGQRGASVES, from the exons ATGTATGAACCATGTGGAATAATGCATGAAGATCAAATCGATAGAAGCATAAGTTGTCCACCATTATCTGAGAATTTTGATACTCAGGTCGTGGACAAAATTAAGAATGACGGGGAAGAAGCTTATAGACATGATTGCAATGAGTGTGAATCTCCTTCTTATGGTGTGAATGGTGCTGATGCTGAACCTGTTGATTTTGAGAACAATGGGCTACTCTGGCTCCCTCCAGAACCAGAAGATGAAGAGGATGAGAGAGAAGCTGTTTTATTTGATGAGGATGACGGTGATGAAGCTACAACTGGCGAGTGGGGTTATTTACGCCCTTCAAACAGCTTTGGTAGTGGCGAATACCGCAGTAAGGATAAATCAAGTGAAGAGCACAGGAAGGCAATGAAGAATGTGGTGGAGGGGCACTTTAGAGCTTTAGTTGCACAGCTTTTGCAAGTTGAAAATCTATCTGTGGGTGATGAAGATGACAATGAAAGttggttggaaataattacaTCTTTATCCTGGGAAGCTGCTACCCTTCTTAAGCCAGATACAAGCATGAGTGGAGGAATGGATCCTGGTGGATATGTAAAGGTTAAATGCATAGCCAGTGGGCGTCGTAGTGAGAG TATGGTGGTTAAAGGAGTTGTCTGTAAGAAAAATGTGGCTCATCGTCGAATGATGTCAAAAATAGATAAACCCCGCTTTCTAATCCTTGGGGGAGCTTTGGAGTATCAGCGTGTATCTAACCATTTGTCAAGTGTTGATACTTTGTTACAGCAG GAAATGGACCATTTGAAGATGGCAGTTGCAAAGATTGATGCTCATCACCCTAGCGTTCTTTTGGTAGAGAAGTCGGTTTCCCGATATGCTCAAGACTACCTTCTGGCAAAAGACATTTCCCTTGTTTTGAATATTAAGAGGCCACTTTTAGAGCGGATAGCCCGATGCACTGGTGCACATATAGTCCCTTCAATTGATCATCTCAATTCACAGAAACTTGGTTACTGTGACCTGTTCCATGTGGAGAAATTTCTCGAGGAGCATGGCAGCGCAGGGCAAGGTGGGAAGAAGTTGACTAAGACGCTGATGTTCTTTGAGGGTTGTCCAAAGCCTCTGGGTTTCACT ATTTTGCTCAAGGGTGCCCATGGAGATGATTTGAAGAAGGTGAAACATGTGGTCCAGTATGGGGTTTTTGCAGCTTATCACTTGGCACTAGAGACTTCTTTTCTGGCTGATGAGGGTGCTTCACTTCCAGAGCTCCCTTTGAAGTCTCCATTAACTGTTGCATTACCTGATAAACCGTTAAGCATCGACAGGTCCATTTCTACTATACCTGGTTTTACTGTCCCAGGAACTGGAAAGCTGTCAAGTTGTCAACCTCCAAGCGAAGTACAGAAATCAAACAATGATGTCATCTCAGATGTGCCCTCACCTACCAATTTTGAGCTTGTTTGCAAGTCAGGATATGCTGATTCTACTTCTCCATCAAATAGTTCTCAAATTGAGTACAGGAACCTTGGCTCAAACTCAACTGAACATGCTGGTTCCTGGACTTCTTTGTCTCCTCTTGGGCAGAACACCTCAGGTCCTTGCCATAACAAGCTATTCTCTGATCATGTCCCTGGGAAGGATTATATGACAGAAGCTGAAGAATTGTTTCAGGGCAAAAAAGCCAACTCTGATAGTCCTTCATATTATACATCTTTGGAACAAGGTACTGGTAGTGGCCATGCTGATGAAAATGTCTTAGCAGTAAAGCAAGATGGTAACAATCATGAAGAGATTGGATCCTCAAAGGAGGATTTTCCTCCATCACCTTCAGACCATCAGAGCATTTTGGTGTCGTTATCAACAAGGTGTATATGGAAAGGAACTGTGTGTGAACGGGCACATCTTTTTCGAATCAAATACTATGGGAGTTTTGATAAACCTTTGGGGCGTTTTTTACGCGATCATCTTTTTGATCAG AATTACCGCTGTCGTTCATGTGAGATGCCATCAGAAGCTCATGTTTATTGTTATACTCACCGGCAAGGCAGCCTTACCATATCTGTTAAGAGACTACCAGAGTTTCTTTTACCAGGGGAGCGTGAAGGCAAAATTTGGATGTGGCACAGGTGTCTACGATGTCCACGTAGCAATGGCTTTCCTCCAGCCACCCGAAGGATAGTGATGTCTGATGCTGCCTGGGGTTTGTCCTTTGGGAAATTTTTGGAGCTTAGCTTTTCAAATCATGCAGCTGCAAGTAGGGTTGCTAGCTGTGGTCATTCGCTTCACAGAGACTGTCTTAGGTTTTATGg ATTTGGGAGAATGGTTGCTTGCTTTCGCTATGCTTCAATTGATGTTCATTCAGTTCATCTTCCACCATCAAAACTTGAATTTAACTATGATAATCAAGAGTGGATTCAAAAAGAAGCAAATGAG GTGCGTCAAAGGGCTGAACTTCTGTTTACAGAAGTGCAAAATGCTCTTCATCGGATTTCAGAGAAAATATTAGGTGAAGGATCACAGAATGGTGACATAAAATCATCTGAATTATCAAGATTTCATGTAGCAGAACTTAAAAGTATACTGCAGAAGGAGAAAGCAGAATTTGAG GAGTCCTTATTGAATACACTATCTAAGGAAGTGAAAGTTGGCCATCCATTGATTGATCTTCTTGAGGTTAATAAGTTAAGGAGGCAGATACTCTTCCATTCATATGTTTGGGACCAACGCCTGATTTATGCAGTTAGTTTAAGCAACACCAATCATCAAGAAAGTATGAGGAACTTTATTCCAAAACTCgggggaaaacggatcaactctgTTGAGAGCCTTGTTGAGATGGATACCTCTCCTAAGCCTGGAAAAGGTTTTAGCAATTGTGATTCTGTTATTGTGCATACAAAGCCTGAGCTAAATCTTAATCAAGGAGGAAATGATGGCTCTTCTCGCCAGTCAGTCAGAGTACATGAAGGGGGCAACATACGTCTGGACCTGAAGCTGAAGGATTCTGAACATTGTCTTTCTTCTTGTGAAAATAGCAATGAGAAAATTGACCCTTCAGAATCTGGAAATGTTATGCGAAGAGTTCATTCAGAGGGTGAGTTTCCAATTGTGGATAATTTATCCGACACACTTGATGCGGCATGGACCGGCAAAAATCACTTGGAAAGTATGATACTTAAGGAAAATGGTGTCTCTCTTCCTGATTCAAGTCCAGTACATTCAGTTGTTCCAAATGTAGAATTGGAACGTTGTATTGTTGACAAAGGTGGGATTGATGTTGTTCATTCTCTTGATTCTGCATTAGGTGCAAAGGTGCCTCAAAATGTTGAAAACTCAAGTGGGTTGGGAACGCCTTTTCCTAATTTATACAGTTCATTCAAAAGAACTTCTTCATTAAATGCTCAAAAGCTTGGTATTAATGAGTACAATCCTGTTTATGTCTCACTTTTTAGAGATTTGGAACGGCCAAACAATGCTAGGTTGCTTCTGCCTGTTGGCGTTAATGACACTATTATTCCTGTATTTGATGATGAACCCACTAGCATTATAGCATATGCACTTGTCTCATCTGATTATCATCTCCAGATGTCTGAGCTTGAAAAACCAAAAGATGCTGGGGAGACTACAATTTCACTGCCACTCTTTGATTCAGTAAATCTACTCTCGTTCAACTCTTTTGATGAATCGGCTTCTGATATTTACAGAAGTGTTGGGTCTATTGAAGAAAACATCCTGTCCATACCTGGATCCCGAGGCACTCAAATTTTGGATCCTCTCTCATACACCAAGGATTTGCATGCCAGAGTTTCTTTTACAGATGATAGTGTTCAAGGAAAAGTGAAATATATGGTGACTTGTTACTGTGCAAAGCGGTTTGAGGCCTTAAGGAGGATTTGTTGCCCTTCTGAGTTAGATTTCATACGATCTCTTAGTCGCTGTAAGAAGTGGGGAGCCCAGGGTGGCAAGAGCAATGTTTTCTTTGCTAAAACTTTGGATGATCGCTTTATCATCAAACAGGTTACAAAAACAGAGCTGGAGTCATTCATCAAATTTGGACCAGCATATTTTAAGTACTTATCTGACTCGATCGGTAATGGAAGCCCAACTTGCCTGGCAAAGATACTTGGTATTTATCAG GTTTCATCAAAACACCTAAAAGGAGGGAAAGAAACCAAAATGGACCTTCTGGTAATGGAGAATCTCCTATTTAAGCGAAATATTGTACGGCTTTATGACCTTAAAGGATCTTCCCGATCGCGATATAATTCAGATACAAGTGGGAGCAACAAAGTTTTGCTGGACCAGAATTTGATCGAATCAATGCCAACTTCTCCAATTTTTGTAGGAAATAAAGCAAAGCGTTTGCTAGAGAGGGCTGTTTGGAACGATACTTCATTTCTTGCA TCTATTGATGTAATGGATTACTCGCTATTGGTTGGCGTGGACACTGAAAGGCACGAGTTGGTAATCGGGATCATTGATTTTATGAGACAATATACGTGGGACAAGCATCTCGAGACCTGGGTGAAGGCGTCAGGCATCCTTGGCGGGTCTAAGAACACGACTCCGACTGTGATCTCACCCCAGCAGTATAAGAAACGATTCAGAAAAGCAATGACAGCGTATTTTCTTATGGTGCCGGACCAGTGGTCTCCCTCTACAATAGTCCCCAGTGAGTCTCATTCAGACCTTTGTGAGGAACGCTTGCAAGGTCAACGTGGTGCATCTGTTGAGTCATAG
- the LOC110603181 gene encoding 1-phosphatidylinositol-3-phosphate 5-kinase FAB1A isoform X2 produces MGNSDNKRSDFVDIVKSWIPRRSEPANVSRDFWMPDQSCRVCYECDSQFTIFNRRHHCRLCGRVFCAKCTASSIPAPSEDPRTGSEDWERIRVCNYCFKQWQQGTTAVDNGTNVGSPGLSPSPSATSLVSSKSCCTCNSSSTVGSTPCSSGAYQSVPYSSGLSPQQSAPMDRTVVEQENLTCGRSSDAPAAAFCSSANQFGYCMSSGTRHFSHADGYYGPGTVDDIDHMYEPCGIMHEDQIDRSISCPPLSENFDTQVVDKIKNDGEEAYRHDCNECESPSYGVNGADAEPVDFENNGLLWLPPEPEDEEDEREAVLFDEDDGDEATTGEWGYLRPSNSFGSGEYRSKDKSSEEHRKAMKNVVEGHFRALVAQLLQVENLSVGDEDDNESWLEIITSLSWEAATLLKPDTSMSGGMDPGGYVKVKCIASGRRSESMVVKGVVCKKNVAHRRMMSKIDKPRFLILGGALEYQRVSNHLSSVDTLLQQEMDHLKMAVAKIDAHHPSVLLVEKSVSRYAQDYLLAKDISLVLNIKRPLLERIARCTGAHIVPSIDHLNSQKLGYCDLFHVEKFLEEHGSAGQGGKKLTKTLMFFEGCPKPLGFTILLKGAHGDDLKKVKHVVQYGVFAAYHLALETSFLADEGASLPELPLKSPLTVALPDKPLSIDRSISTIPGFTVPGTGKLSSCQPPSEVQKSNNDVISDVPSPTNFELVCKSGYADSTSPSNSSQIEYRNLGSNSTEHAGSWTSLSPLGQNTSGPCHNKLFSDHVPGKDYMTEAEELFQGKKANSDSPSYYTSLEQGTGSGHADENVLAVKQDGNNHEEIGSSKEDFPPSPSDHQSILVSLSTRCIWKGTVCERAHLFRIKYYGSFDKPLGRFLRDHLFDQNYRCRSCEMPSEAHVYCYTHRQGSLTISVKRLPEFLLPGEREGKIWMWHRCLRCPRSNGFPPATRRIVMSDAAWGLSFGKFLELSFSNHAAASRVASCGHSLHRDCLRFYGFGRMVACFRYASIDVHSVHLPPSKLEFNYDNQEWIQKEANEVRQRAELLFTEVQNALHRISEKILGEGSQNGDIKSSELSRFHVAELKSILQKEKAEFEESLLNTLSKEVKVGHPLIDLLEVNKLRRQILFHSYVWDQRLIYAVSLSNTNHQESMRNFIPKLGGKRINSVESLVEMDTSPKPGKGFSNCDSVIVHTKPELNLNQGGNDGSSRQSVRVHEGGNIRLDLKLKDSEHCLSSCENSNEKIDPSESGNVMRRVHSEGEFPIVDNLSDTLDAAWTGKNHLESMILKENGVSLPDSSPVHSVVPNVELERCIVDKGGIDVVHSLDSALGAKVPQNVENSSGLGTPFPNLYSSFKRTSSLNAQKLGINEYNPVYVSLFRDLERPNNARLLLPVGVNDTIIPVFDDEPTSIIAYALVSSDYHLQMSELEKPKDAGETTISLPLFDSVNLLSFNSFDESASDIYRSVGSIEENILSIPGSRGTQILDPLSYTKDLHARVSFTDDSVQGKVKYMVTCYCAKRFEALRRICCPSELDFIRSLSRCKKWGAQGGKSNVFFAKTLDDRFIIKQVTKTELESFIKFGPAYFKYLSDSIGNGSPTCLAKILGIYQVSSKHLKGGKETKMDLLVMENLLFKRNIVRLYDLKGSSRSRYNSDTSGSNKVLLDQNLIESMPTSPIFVGNKAKRLLERAVWNDTSFLASIDVMDYSLLVGVDTERHELVIGIIDFMRQYTWDKHLETWVKASGILGGSKNTTPTVISPQQYKKRFRKAMTAYFLMVPDQWSPSTIVPSESHSDLCEERLQGQRGASVES; encoded by the exons ATGGGCAACTCTGACAATAAAAGATCTGATTTTGTTGATATAGTTAAGTCCTGGATTCCTAGGAGGAGTGAACCAGCGAATGTGTCAAGGGACTTTTGGATGCCCGACCAGAGCTGTAGGGTATGTTATGAGTGTGACTCCCAGTTCACCATATTTAACCGTAGGCATCACTGTAGACTTTGCGGTCGAGTTTTTTGTGCCAAGTGTACTGCAAGCTCAATTCCTGCCCCATCCGAGGACCCAAGGACAGGCAGTGAAGATTGGGAGAGGATCAGGGTATGTAATTATTGCTTCAAGCAATGGCAACAAGGGACAACAGCCGTTGATAATGGGACCAATGTGGGTAGCCCTGGGCTCAGTCCATCACCATCTGCAACAAGCTTGGTCAGCAGCAAGTCCTGCTGCACATGTAACAGCAGCAGCACTGTTGGTTCAACTCCTTGCTCGAGTGGGGCTTACCAGAGTGTGCCATATAGCTCTGGTCTTAGTCCTCAACAATCTGCTCCAATGGATCGAACTGTGGTTGAACAAGAAAATTTAACGTGTGGAAGGAGCTCAGATGCTCCTGCAGCTGCTTTCTGTTCATCTGCAAACCAGTTTGGCTATTGCATGA GTTCAGGAACGAGGCATTTCTCTCATGCTGATGGTTATTATGGGCCGGGCACTGTTGATGATATTGACCACATGTATGAACCATGTGGAATAATGCATGAAGATCAAATCGATAGAAGCATAAGTTGTCCACCATTATCTGAGAATTTTGATACTCAGGTCGTGGACAAAATTAAGAATGACGGGGAAGAAGCTTATAGACATGATTGCAATGAGTGTGAATCTCCTTCTTATGGTGTGAATGGTGCTGATGCTGAACCTGTTGATTTTGAGAACAATGGGCTACTCTGGCTCCCTCCAGAACCAGAAGATGAAGAGGATGAGAGAGAAGCTGTTTTATTTGATGAGGATGACGGTGATGAAGCTACAACTGGCGAGTGGGGTTATTTACGCCCTTCAAACAGCTTTGGTAGTGGCGAATACCGCAGTAAGGATAAATCAAGTGAAGAGCACAGGAAGGCAATGAAGAATGTGGTGGAGGGGCACTTTAGAGCTTTAGTTGCACAGCTTTTGCAAGTTGAAAATCTATCTGTGGGTGATGAAGATGACAATGAAAGttggttggaaataattacaTCTTTATCCTGGGAAGCTGCTACCCTTCTTAAGCCAGATACAAGCATGAGTGGAGGAATGGATCCTGGTGGATATGTAAAGGTTAAATGCATAGCCAGTGGGCGTCGTAGTGAGAG TATGGTGGTTAAAGGAGTTGTCTGTAAGAAAAATGTGGCTCATCGTCGAATGATGTCAAAAATAGATAAACCCCGCTTTCTAATCCTTGGGGGAGCTTTGGAGTATCAGCGTGTATCTAACCATTTGTCAAGTGTTGATACTTTGTTACAGCAG GAAATGGACCATTTGAAGATGGCAGTTGCAAAGATTGATGCTCATCACCCTAGCGTTCTTTTGGTAGAGAAGTCGGTTTCCCGATATGCTCAAGACTACCTTCTGGCAAAAGACATTTCCCTTGTTTTGAATATTAAGAGGCCACTTTTAGAGCGGATAGCCCGATGCACTGGTGCACATATAGTCCCTTCAATTGATCATCTCAATTCACAGAAACTTGGTTACTGTGACCTGTTCCATGTGGAGAAATTTCTCGAGGAGCATGGCAGCGCAGGGCAAGGTGGGAAGAAGTTGACTAAGACGCTGATGTTCTTTGAGGGTTGTCCAAAGCCTCTGGGTTTCACT ATTTTGCTCAAGGGTGCCCATGGAGATGATTTGAAGAAGGTGAAACATGTGGTCCAGTATGGGGTTTTTGCAGCTTATCACTTGGCACTAGAGACTTCTTTTCTGGCTGATGAGGGTGCTTCACTTCCAGAGCTCCCTTTGAAGTCTCCATTAACTGTTGCATTACCTGATAAACCGTTAAGCATCGACAGGTCCATTTCTACTATACCTGGTTTTACTGTCCCAGGAACTGGAAAGCTGTCAAGTTGTCAACCTCCAAGCGAAGTACAGAAATCAAACAATGATGTCATCTCAGATGTGCCCTCACCTACCAATTTTGAGCTTGTTTGCAAGTCAGGATATGCTGATTCTACTTCTCCATCAAATAGTTCTCAAATTGAGTACAGGAACCTTGGCTCAAACTCAACTGAACATGCTGGTTCCTGGACTTCTTTGTCTCCTCTTGGGCAGAACACCTCAGGTCCTTGCCATAACAAGCTATTCTCTGATCATGTCCCTGGGAAGGATTATATGACAGAAGCTGAAGAATTGTTTCAGGGCAAAAAAGCCAACTCTGATAGTCCTTCATATTATACATCTTTGGAACAAGGTACTGGTAGTGGCCATGCTGATGAAAATGTCTTAGCAGTAAAGCAAGATGGTAACAATCATGAAGAGATTGGATCCTCAAAGGAGGATTTTCCTCCATCACCTTCAGACCATCAGAGCATTTTGGTGTCGTTATCAACAAGGTGTATATGGAAAGGAACTGTGTGTGAACGGGCACATCTTTTTCGAATCAAATACTATGGGAGTTTTGATAAACCTTTGGGGCGTTTTTTACGCGATCATCTTTTTGATCAG AATTACCGCTGTCGTTCATGTGAGATGCCATCAGAAGCTCATGTTTATTGTTATACTCACCGGCAAGGCAGCCTTACCATATCTGTTAAGAGACTACCAGAGTTTCTTTTACCAGGGGAGCGTGAAGGCAAAATTTGGATGTGGCACAGGTGTCTACGATGTCCACGTAGCAATGGCTTTCCTCCAGCCACCCGAAGGATAGTGATGTCTGATGCTGCCTGGGGTTTGTCCTTTGGGAAATTTTTGGAGCTTAGCTTTTCAAATCATGCAGCTGCAAGTAGGGTTGCTAGCTGTGGTCATTCGCTTCACAGAGACTGTCTTAGGTTTTATGg ATTTGGGAGAATGGTTGCTTGCTTTCGCTATGCTTCAATTGATGTTCATTCAGTTCATCTTCCACCATCAAAACTTGAATTTAACTATGATAATCAAGAGTGGATTCAAAAAGAAGCAAATGAG GTGCGTCAAAGGGCTGAACTTCTGTTTACAGAAGTGCAAAATGCTCTTCATCGGATTTCAGAGAAAATATTAGGTGAAGGATCACAGAATGGTGACATAAAATCATCTGAATTATCAAGATTTCATGTAGCAGAACTTAAAAGTATACTGCAGAAGGAGAAAGCAGAATTTGAG GAGTCCTTATTGAATACACTATCTAAGGAAGTGAAAGTTGGCCATCCATTGATTGATCTTCTTGAGGTTAATAAGTTAAGGAGGCAGATACTCTTCCATTCATATGTTTGGGACCAACGCCTGATTTATGCAGTTAGTTTAAGCAACACCAATCATCAAGAAAGTATGAGGAACTTTATTCCAAAACTCgggggaaaacggatcaactctgTTGAGAGCCTTGTTGAGATGGATACCTCTCCTAAGCCTGGAAAAGGTTTTAGCAATTGTGATTCTGTTATTGTGCATACAAAGCCTGAGCTAAATCTTAATCAAGGAGGAAATGATGGCTCTTCTCGCCAGTCAGTCAGAGTACATGAAGGGGGCAACATACGTCTGGACCTGAAGCTGAAGGATTCTGAACATTGTCTTTCTTCTTGTGAAAATAGCAATGAGAAAATTGACCCTTCAGAATCTGGAAATGTTATGCGAAGAGTTCATTCAGAGGGTGAGTTTCCAATTGTGGATAATTTATCCGACACACTTGATGCGGCATGGACCGGCAAAAATCACTTGGAAAGTATGATACTTAAGGAAAATGGTGTCTCTCTTCCTGATTCAAGTCCAGTACATTCAGTTGTTCCAAATGTAGAATTGGAACGTTGTATTGTTGACAAAGGTGGGATTGATGTTGTTCATTCTCTTGATTCTGCATTAGGTGCAAAGGTGCCTCAAAATGTTGAAAACTCAAGTGGGTTGGGAACGCCTTTTCCTAATTTATACAGTTCATTCAAAAGAACTTCTTCATTAAATGCTCAAAAGCTTGGTATTAATGAGTACAATCCTGTTTATGTCTCACTTTTTAGAGATTTGGAACGGCCAAACAATGCTAGGTTGCTTCTGCCTGTTGGCGTTAATGACACTATTATTCCTGTATTTGATGATGAACCCACTAGCATTATAGCATATGCACTTGTCTCATCTGATTATCATCTCCAGATGTCTGAGCTTGAAAAACCAAAAGATGCTGGGGAGACTACAATTTCACTGCCACTCTTTGATTCAGTAAATCTACTCTCGTTCAACTCTTTTGATGAATCGGCTTCTGATATTTACAGAAGTGTTGGGTCTATTGAAGAAAACATCCTGTCCATACCTGGATCCCGAGGCACTCAAATTTTGGATCCTCTCTCATACACCAAGGATTTGCATGCCAGAGTTTCTTTTACAGATGATAGTGTTCAAGGAAAAGTGAAATATATGGTGACTTGTTACTGTGCAAAGCGGTTTGAGGCCTTAAGGAGGATTTGTTGCCCTTCTGAGTTAGATTTCATACGATCTCTTAGTCGCTGTAAGAAGTGGGGAGCCCAGGGTGGCAAGAGCAATGTTTTCTTTGCTAAAACTTTGGATGATCGCTTTATCATCAAACAGGTTACAAAAACAGAGCTGGAGTCATTCATCAAATTTGGACCAGCATATTTTAAGTACTTATCTGACTCGATCGGTAATGGAAGCCCAACTTGCCTGGCAAAGATACTTGGTATTTATCAG GTTTCATCAAAACACCTAAAAGGAGGGAAAGAAACCAAAATGGACCTTCTGGTAATGGAGAATCTCCTATTTAAGCGAAATATTGTACGGCTTTATGACCTTAAAGGATCTTCCCGATCGCGATATAATTCAGATACAAGTGGGAGCAACAAAGTTTTGCTGGACCAGAATTTGATCGAATCAATGCCAACTTCTCCAATTTTTGTAGGAAATAAAGCAAAGCGTTTGCTAGAGAGGGCTGTTTGGAACGATACTTCATTTCTTGCA TCTATTGATGTAATGGATTACTCGCTATTGGTTGGCGTGGACACTGAAAGGCACGAGTTGGTAATCGGGATCATTGATTTTATGAGACAATATACGTGGGACAAGCATCTCGAGACCTGGGTGAAGGCGTCAGGCATCCTTGGCGGGTCTAAGAACACGACTCCGACTGTGATCTCACCCCAGCAGTATAAGAAACGATTCAGAAAAGCAATGACAGCGTATTTTCTTATGGTGCCGGACCAGTGGTCTCCCTCTACAATAGTCCCCAGTGAGTCTCATTCAGACCTTTGTGAGGAACGCTTGCAAGGTCAACGTGGTGCATCTGTTGAGTCATAG